One window of the Shewanella khirikhana genome contains the following:
- a CDS encoding PH domain-containing protein, translated as MSDNPWQRLSPWSVVSFTLGTAKGVLTQGYALIPIVFTGWKQGFDSPLVIGVALAVLLGIISYALIQYVTYRFRPGADKLEVRRGLWFIRKDELPFDKIQNVRLDQPFYFKPLKLCTLVVETAGSKNDEVSIAAMELAGAQQLKSHLLGKQRRFAEANQTGADALDDDDSLLQDTQANNLADAGQVLVKRSPKELIIFGLYHNNFVWFMVFAGSIMGQLPMDKIIESLGLEAALQIKQQGPLMASLTMAALAVLGYVLFSLLSVLFAFLKYHPYQLHLGPQTEPTLERSGGIIAHQQDALAMRRVQLLEFNQPPIARLLGRWTLFFRQVQGHEVEQHVKLPLLVPALTREELSELLDALPALPGNSDKPPAAAEFLPISSGWLSRRLLLPALVATLVIAFSNNWVAIELALTAATLTALGMWLRYRHWGYRMGDGVIWHRSGLLGQSIKRIALCKVQHLAIVQSPGQRKAGFATLNIGLASGELRLPWIPLGDAKAMAKAALDRVRPDNHNWI; from the coding sequence ATGAGTGATAATCCGTGGCAGCGACTGTCGCCCTGGTCTGTGGTCAGCTTTACCCTGGGCACGGCAAAAGGTGTGCTGACTCAAGGCTATGCACTGATCCCTATCGTTTTTACCGGCTGGAAACAGGGTTTCGACTCGCCGCTCGTGATTGGGGTGGCGCTGGCGGTGTTGCTTGGCATCATCAGCTACGCGCTTATCCAGTATGTTACCTACCGTTTTCGCCCGGGCGCAGACAAACTCGAGGTGCGCCGCGGGCTGTGGTTTATCCGCAAAGATGAGCTCCCCTTCGATAAAATTCAGAACGTCAGGCTGGATCAGCCGTTTTATTTCAAACCCTTAAAGCTGTGTACCCTGGTGGTGGAGACTGCGGGCTCCAAGAATGATGAAGTCAGCATTGCCGCCATGGAACTCGCTGGCGCCCAGCAGCTTAAATCCCATTTACTGGGCAAGCAGCGCCGCTTCGCAGAGGCAAATCAAACCGGCGCTGACGCCCTGGATGATGACGACAGTCTGCTACAGGACACTCAGGCTAACAATCTGGCTGACGCCGGGCAGGTGCTGGTCAAACGCTCGCCCAAAGAACTGATTATCTTCGGTTTGTACCACAATAACTTTGTCTGGTTTATGGTGTTTGCGGGCTCGATTATGGGCCAGCTGCCAATGGACAAAATCATCGAGTCACTGGGGCTGGAAGCGGCTTTGCAAATTAAGCAACAGGGACCGCTGATGGCAAGCCTCACCATGGCTGCGCTGGCGGTATTGGGCTATGTGCTGTTTTCGCTGCTGTCAGTGTTGTTCGCCTTTTTGAAGTATCACCCCTATCAACTGCACCTTGGCCCGCAAACAGAGCCGACTCTTGAGCGCAGCGGCGGCATTATTGCCCACCAGCAGGATGCGCTGGCGATGCGCCGGGTGCAGTTGCTGGAATTCAACCAACCGCCGATCGCCCGGCTGCTGGGGCGCTGGACCTTGTTTTTCCGCCAGGTGCAGGGCCACGAAGTGGAGCAGCACGTCAAGCTGCCGCTGCTGGTACCTGCGCTGACCCGCGAGGAGCTGAGCGAACTGCTCGATGCGCTGCCCGCCTTGCCCGGCAACAGTGACAAGCCCCCTGCCGCCGCAGAATTTCTGCCGATAAGCAGTGGCTGGCTCAGTCGCCGTTTGCTGCTGCCCGCACTGGTCGCGACCCTGGTGATAGCCTTTTCCAATAACTGGGTGGCGATAGAGCTGGCGCTGACCGCAGCAACGCTTACGGCGCTGGGGATGTGGCTCAGATACCGCCACTGGGGTTATCGCATGGGCGATGGCGTGATTTGGCATCGCAGCGGCCTGCTTGGTCAAAGCATTAAGCGGATTGCCCTGTGCAAGGTGCAGCACCTTGCCATAGTGCAGTCTCCGGGGCAGCGAAAGGCTGGCTTTGCCACCTTAAACATAGGTCTGGCCAGCGGCGAACTGCGCCTGCCCTGGATCCCCCTTGGCGATGCCAAAGCCATGGCAAAAGCCGCCCTCGACCGGGTTCGACCTGACAATCACAACTGGATTTAA
- a CDS encoding DMT family transporter — MQSSFYLMAACSAILMGTIGIIARLGDLDAATLTFYRLALGALVLMLFVLMKGQGKRLLALPHWGTVLGGVLLASFILCFLKAIETIPMSLAIMLVYLAPAVAAIGAHFLFNERLTKASLGLVLLAFFGFAMLQEFSLDTQGAEAEGLGYALACLAAYSAFILINKQVPASADPFAKTWVQLSVGALCCLPLIWQLPFPSGNDWFWLSMAALFPGFLAILFAVKAIAALPAKVFGTLAYLEPLVVVLAGFWLFNEPMSALKWAGCGLILLSGIAQAQLARPPRRTGQANAHGVS; from the coding sequence ATGCAATCCAGCTTCTATCTGATGGCCGCCTGCTCGGCCATATTGATGGGCACCATAGGTATTATTGCCCGCCTGGGCGACCTCGATGCCGCCACCCTCACCTTTTATCGTCTGGCCCTCGGCGCCCTGGTGCTGATGCTGTTTGTGCTGATGAAAGGTCAGGGCAAACGCTTATTGGCCCTTCCCCATTGGGGCACTGTGCTTGGCGGCGTGCTGCTGGCGAGCTTTATCCTGTGCTTTTTAAAAGCCATCGAAACCATTCCCATGTCGCTTGCGATTATGCTGGTGTATCTGGCGCCTGCGGTAGCCGCCATCGGCGCCCACTTCCTGTTTAACGAGCGGCTGACAAAGGCCTCTCTGGGACTGGTGCTGCTGGCGTTTTTTGGCTTTGCCATGTTGCAGGAGTTTTCCCTCGACACCCAGGGCGCCGAGGCCGAAGGGCTGGGCTACGCCCTGGCCTGTCTCGCAGCCTACAGCGCGTTTATTTTGATAAACAAGCAGGTACCCGCCAGCGCAGATCCCTTTGCCAAAACCTGGGTGCAACTGTCGGTGGGCGCCCTTTGCTGCTTACCGCTGATCTGGCAGCTGCCGTTTCCCAGCGGCAACGACTGGTTTTGGCTGTCGATGGCAGCCTTGTTTCCCGGTTTTCTGGCGATACTTTTCGCGGTAAAGGCGATAGCCGCCCTGCCCGCCAAGGTGTTCGGCACCCTCGCCTATCTCGAGCCGCTGGTCGTGGTACTGGCTGGATTTTGGCTGTTTAACGAGCCCATGTCGGCACTTAAATGGGCTGGCTGCGGCCTTATTCTGCTGAGCGGCATTGCCCAGGCCCAGCTCGCCAGACCGCCTCGCCGCACTGGTCAAGCCAACGCCCATGGGGTAAGTTAA
- a CDS encoding NAD(P)/FAD-dependent oxidoreductase, with amino-acid sequence MIPAGGLNESLWAHTLGETMAPKPALEGDIEADVCILGAGYSGLWTAYFLKRFNPSLNVVVLEAAMAGEGASGRNGGWFMGSFGGDIDYLAMLDGERRDRARQLITGTVAKGGSLLASLGIDCDFHHGGNLHVAARYPQQLKRLKAEFEHFRASGFDDSDIRWLEADDAKKALNLPATEAAIFTPHCARVQPLKLVRGLARVVETLGVKLYEQSAVTEVQPQQERQKALTAKGSVTANILVSALEGYQRLLGLDGNTSLPIFSMLCATEPLDEAQWQSIGLDGRQTFADASRLITYGQRSHDGRLVFGARGGYGFGGAVKTRFGFQPRRLGEPPMGDMFDLRSELLSAFFPALKGVELTHGWGGCLALSRRFRPHAIFDNTTGLAFIGGYGGEGVGASMLFGETLASLIVKPDSELASMPWAYQGKVTEILRRWESEPWPWLGYSSSGALFRAEEKLLVSRPQSKLTSGVSKLADALEAFMNRTD; translated from the coding sequence GTGATCCCGGCTGGCGGCCTGAACGAGAGCCTGTGGGCCCATACCCTTGGCGAAACCATGGCCCCAAAGCCTGCCCTTGAAGGCGATATCGAAGCCGATGTCTGCATTCTCGGCGCCGGTTATTCCGGGCTGTGGACCGCCTATTTTCTGAAGCGCTTTAATCCGAGCCTCAATGTCGTGGTGCTGGAAGCGGCCATGGCCGGTGAGGGCGCTTCCGGTCGAAATGGCGGCTGGTTTATGGGCAGTTTTGGCGGCGATATCGACTATTTGGCGATGCTGGATGGCGAGCGTCGCGACCGCGCCAGGCAGCTTATCACAGGCACTGTGGCGAAGGGCGGTAGTCTGCTGGCCAGCCTCGGTATCGACTGCGATTTTCACCATGGCGGCAATTTGCATGTGGCGGCGCGCTACCCACAGCAGCTTAAGCGCTTAAAGGCCGAGTTTGAGCACTTTCGTGCCTCCGGTTTTGATGACTCAGATATCCGCTGGCTCGAGGCAGATGATGCAAAAAAGGCGCTGAATTTACCCGCCACTGAGGCGGCAATTTTTACCCCGCATTGCGCCAGGGTGCAGCCGTTAAAACTGGTTCGGGGGCTTGCCCGGGTAGTCGAAACTCTGGGCGTGAAGCTCTATGAGCAGAGCGCCGTGACTGAGGTTCAGCCGCAGCAGGAGCGGCAAAAGGCACTGACCGCCAAAGGCAGTGTCACGGCCAATATTCTGGTTTCGGCGCTCGAAGGTTATCAGCGGCTGCTGGGGCTTGATGGCAACACCAGTTTGCCGATATTCAGCATGCTCTGTGCAACCGAGCCACTTGACGAGGCGCAGTGGCAGAGCATTGGCCTCGACGGCAGGCAGACCTTTGCCGATGCCTCGCGGCTTATCACCTATGGTCAGCGCAGCCATGATGGCCGTCTGGTGTTTGGTGCCCGCGGTGGCTATGGCTTTGGCGGCGCGGTTAAAACCCGTTTTGGCTTTCAGCCAAGGCGTCTGGGTGAGCCGCCCATGGGCGATATGTTTGACCTTCGAAGTGAGCTGCTCAGCGCCTTTTTCCCGGCCCTCAAGGGGGTTGAACTGACCCACGGCTGGGGCGGCTGCCTTGCGCTGTCGCGCCGATTCAGGCCCCACGCTATTTTTGATAACACCACAGGCCTTGCCTTTATCGGCGGCTATGGCGGCGAAGGCGTAGGCGCCAGCATGTTGTTTGGCGAAACCCTGGCGAGCCTGATTGTGAAACCCGACAGTGAACTTGCCAGTATGCCCTGGGCCTATCAGGGCAAGGTCACGGAAATCTTAAGGCGCTGGGAGTCTGAGCCCTGGCCCTGGCTTGGTTACAGCAGCAGCGGCGCGCTGTTTCGCGCCGAAGAAAAGCTGCTGGTTAGCCGCCCCCAAAGCAAACTCACATCGGGGGTATCCAAACTTGCCGATGCCCTCGAAGCTTTTATGAACCGGACCGATTGA
- a CDS encoding DUF924 family protein, which translates to MAAYHWQTVIDFWFEEISPRHWWQKDEAFDNSILSRFGDWLIAAKKGELYQWRTEPLGRLAEVIVLDQFSRNIHRDTPAAFEADPMALALAQEAVALGADKALPAQMVPFLYMPYMHSESAVIHQVAMTLFNSDAARGNLEFEIRHKAIIDRFGRYPHRNAILGRESSDEEEAFLQQPGSSF; encoded by the coding sequence ATGGCTGCATACCACTGGCAAACCGTTATCGACTTTTGGTTTGAAGAAATCAGCCCCAGACATTGGTGGCAAAAGGATGAGGCCTTCGATAACAGCATTCTGAGCCGCTTTGGCGACTGGCTGATTGCGGCAAAAAAAGGCGAGCTGTATCAGTGGCGTACCGAGCCTTTGGGACGACTCGCAGAAGTGATAGTGCTGGATCAGTTTTCCCGCAATATTCACCGCGACACCCCAGCCGCCTTTGAAGCCGATCCCATGGCGTTGGCGCTGGCCCAGGAGGCGGTTGCTCTCGGTGCCGACAAGGCCTTGCCAGCGCAGATGGTGCCCTTTTTGTACATGCCGTATATGCACAGCGAGTCGGCCGTCATCCATCAGGTCGCCATGACACTGTTTAACAGCGATGCGGCCCGAGGCAATCTGGAGTTTGAAATTCGCCATAAGGCTATCATCGACCGCTTCGGTCGCTACCCCCATAGAAACGCGATTTTAGGCCGAGAATCCAGCGACGAAGAGGAGGCCTTTTTGCAGCAACCTGGTTCTTCCTTCTAG
- a CDS encoding winged helix-turn-helix domain-containing protein, whose translation MAKDIDSEPQVSKQHKAFLRKLYLAHLMDDERHNLLSLGKLTGMPRRTLQDAIASFGDIGIEVEFVQDGERHNAGYYRVRTWGPISSAWMDTHLDEVKALLGVES comes from the coding sequence ATGGCCAAAGACATCGACAGCGAGCCTCAAGTGAGCAAGCAGCATAAAGCCTTTCTGCGAAAATTGTACCTGGCGCACCTGATGGACGATGAGCGCCACAACCTGTTGTCGCTGGGTAAACTCACAGGTATGCCCAGGCGTACCCTGCAGGACGCCATTGCCAGTTTTGGCGATATAGGTATCGAGGTGGAGTTTGTCCAGGACGGCGAGCGCCACAACGCCGGTTACTACCGGGTGCGTACCTGGGGCCCCATCAGCAGCGCCTGGATGGATACCCATCTGGATGAAGTTAAAGCTTTGCTTGGAGTCGAGTCGTGA
- a CDS encoding PH domain-containing protein, which translates to MQEQDAISQPFLLPEQDWSPFDAPELMPVDKRYPGMLLASTAVGFLVVLAAISLFLIFTHAGAMPLLIVNGIGASLCALVLWLCHRWAHSLSYGVSAQEVISQQGFWWQTRTALPYSRIQHVTLSQGPVERRYDLASLKCFSAGSGRAEIEIRGLTMASAERLRGHILAKAGVRDA; encoded by the coding sequence ATGCAGGAACAAGATGCCATTTCGCAGCCATTCCTGTTGCCGGAGCAAGACTGGAGCCCCTTCGATGCGCCCGAGCTGATGCCGGTGGATAAGCGCTATCCGGGCATGCTGCTGGCCAGCACGGCCGTCGGCTTTTTGGTGGTACTCGCCGCCATCAGCCTGTTTTTAATCTTCACCCACGCAGGTGCCATGCCACTTTTGATAGTGAACGGCATTGGCGCAAGCCTGTGTGCACTGGTGCTGTGGCTGTGCCATCGCTGGGCCCACAGTCTTAGCTACGGCGTCTCGGCGCAGGAAGTCATCAGTCAGCAAGGCTTTTGGTGGCAGACCCGTACCGCCCTGCCCTACAGCCGCATTCAGCATGTGACCCTGTCCCAGGGGCCGGTGGAGCGCCGCTACGATTTGGCGTCGCTCAAATGCTTCAGCGCCGGCAGCGGCCGGGCCGAGATTGAGATCCGCGGCCTGACCATGGCAAGCGCCGAACGCCTTCGCGGTCATATTCTGGCCAAGGCCGGAGTGCGTGACGCATGA
- a CDS encoding cystatin domain-containing protein produces the protein MHRIYIGLLGMVLLAGCGDKAGNTQAVADSPAAQQASAQEATTQQASVQKESAAQAATQGDMAMVQDGIKDCIPGDGLPGGWHRQEEVSDDARAALDTVLRQMNTAARLKDIREVRTQVVAGLNYAIEFELDNGEVWHTKVYRDLKGHYSMKDVAVHGPLLPLCPR, from the coding sequence ATGCATCGGATTTATATCGGTTTGCTTGGCATGGTGTTATTGGCGGGCTGCGGCGACAAAGCCGGGAATACTCAAGCTGTCGCTGACTCGCCTGCGGCGCAGCAAGCGTCTGCCCAGGAAGCAACAACACAGCAAGCGTCAGTACAGAAAGAGTCGGCAGCGCAAGCAGCAACTCAGGGAGACATGGCAATGGTTCAGGATGGTATTAAAGATTGTATCCCCGGCGATGGCTTACCCGGCGGCTGGCATCGTCAGGAAGAAGTCAGTGACGACGCCAGGGCGGCGCTGGATACCGTGCTCAGGCAGATGAACACGGCGGCCAGGCTGAAGGATATTCGTGAAGTGCGCACCCAGGTGGTGGCCGGGCTGAACTACGCCATTGAGTTTGAACTCGATAACGGCGAAGTGTGGCACACCAAGGTGTATCGCGACCTTAAGGGCCACTACAGCATGAAGGATGTTGCCGTCCACGGACCGCTGCTGCCGCTGTGTCCCCGCTAG
- a CDS encoding substrate-binding periplasmic protein, translated as MGNKHRLPLPLLALLAGGITTPVWADSINVGVSFAIPPYVIQQNNTGLELEILKHALARRGHMTVVHYRPLARTFRELKEGQLDGIINTQPHMLDGVFYSEPVIRFHNCVFTLASRGLSISSMSDLKDKSVVAFQQASRLLGDSFGNSIAKQESYSEIAAQRHQIHLLFKGRTDAIILERSIFGYYRKQEVDAGFKDALVDVDEHCIFPPLDYRFAFRSEQIRDDFNAGFREISEDGTLDALRLKYRDMLALPDDE; from the coding sequence ATGGGTAACAAACATCGCCTTCCCCTTCCGCTGCTGGCGCTGCTGGCGGGAGGGATAACCACACCAGTGTGGGCAGACAGCATCAACGTAGGGGTGAGCTTTGCCATTCCCCCCTACGTTATTCAGCAAAACAACACCGGGCTTGAGCTCGAAATCTTAAAGCACGCGCTGGCACGGCGGGGTCATATGACGGTGGTGCATTACCGCCCCCTCGCCCGCACCTTTCGCGAGCTCAAAGAAGGCCAGCTCGATGGCATCATCAACACCCAGCCCCATATGCTCGATGGGGTGTTTTACTCTGAACCTGTCATTCGCTTTCACAACTGTGTATTTACCCTGGCATCCAGAGGCCTGTCGATATCCTCAATGTCAGACTTAAAGGACAAGAGCGTGGTGGCGTTTCAGCAGGCATCCAGGCTGCTTGGGGATAGCTTTGGCAACAGCATTGCCAAGCAGGAAAGCTACAGTGAAATTGCCGCCCAGCGGCACCAAATCCACCTGCTGTTCAAGGGGCGCACCGACGCCATTATCCTCGAGCGCAGTATTTTTGGTTATTACCGTAAGCAGGAAGTGGATGCGGGTTTCAAAGATGCACTGGTGGATGTCGATGAGCACTGCATCTTTCCACCACTGGATTACCGCTTCGCGTTTCGCTCAGAGCAAATCCGCGACGACTTTAACGCCGGATTCAGGGAAATCAGCGAAGACGGCACCCTCGACGCGCTGCGGCTCAAATACCGCGATATGTTAGCCCTGCCGGACGATGAATAA